In Carya illinoinensis cultivar Pawnee chromosome 7, C.illinoinensisPawnee_v1, whole genome shotgun sequence, the following are encoded in one genomic region:
- the LOC122316778 gene encoding kinesin-like protein KIN-14I isoform X3, with translation MMAATAEGALSFSVAEVVEDVLQQHGNRLRGLDLESRKAEEAALRRNEAAGWLRKMVGVVAAKDLPAEPSEEEFRLGLRSGIILCNVLNKVHPGAVPKVVESPCDSALVPDGAALSAFQYFENARNFLVAVQEMGIPTFEASDLEQGGKSARVVNCVLALKSYSEWKQTGGNGVWKFGGNVKPAVSAKSFVRKNSEPFTNSLSRNSSMGEKSLNMLSSDLESNKMPANCSLSMLVRAVLLDKKPEEVPTLVESVLNKVVEEFEHRISSQLELMTTTPKDMAASHSNKSLLKFASGDKKTESKNEKVTKKEVIQKTYISDEKSKEQLLKQQMAFDQQQRHIQELKHTLHTTKAGMQFMQMKFHEEFHNLGMHIHGLSHAASGYHRVLEENRKLYNQVQDLKGSIRVYCRVRPFLPGQSNHFSNVDFIEDGSITISTPSKHGQGQKSFSFNKVFGPSATQAEVFSDMQPLIRSVLDGYNVCIFAYGQTGSGKTYTMSGPKDLTEKNQGVNYRALGDLFYLASQRKDTFSYDVSVQMIEIYNEQVRDLLIVDGTNKRLEIRNSSHNGLSVPDANLVPVSSTSDVIDLMNLGQRNRAVGATALNDRSSRSHSCLTVHVQGRNLTSGTILRGCMHLVDLAGSERVNKSEVTGDRLKEAQHINKSLSALGDVISSLAQKNQHVPYRNSKLTQLLQDSLGGQAKTLMFVHISPEPDATGETISTLKFAERVATVELGAARVNKDSTDVKELKEQIACLKAALARKEGEPEHMQNSISGSSEKYRTKPSELSPFRSKKHDAGFLGDQNSCRQPMGDVGNIEKNDSAGP, from the exons ATGATGGCAGCAACGGCGGAGGGGGCATTGTCGTTTTCCGTGGCGGAGGTGGTGGAAGATGTGCTCCAACAGCACGGGAACCGTCTCAGAGGTCTTGATCTTGAGTCTAGAAAAGCTGAGGAAGCTG CCTTGAGAAGAAACGAAGCGGCGGGGTGGCTGAGAAAGATGGTGGGAGTAGTAGCGGCCAAGGATTTGCCGGCGGAGCCTTCGGAGGAAGAGTTCAGGCTTGGATTGAGAAGTGGCATTATTCTCTGCAATGTTCTCAATAAGGTTCACCCTGGAGCTGTGCCCAAG GTGGTGGAAAGTCCATGTGATTCTGCTCTGGTTCCTGATGGAGCGGCATTGTCAGCATTTCAATACTTTGAGAATGCGAGAAACTTCCTAGTGGCTGTGCAGGAAATGGGAATTCCTACTTTCGAGGCATCTGATCTCGAACAA GGTGGGAAGTCTGCAAGGGTTGTGAATTGTGTTCTGGCGCTTAAATCCTACAGTGAATGGAAACAGACGGGGGGGAATGGGGTTTGGAAATTTGGTGGAAATGTGAAACCAGCCGTGTCTGCCAAATCTTTTGTGAGGAAAAATTCAGAGCCATTCACGAATTCCTTGTCAAGGAACTCCTCAATGGGTGAAAAATCTTTGAATATGCTGTCCTCTGACCTTGAGTCTAATAAAATG CCTGCTAACTGTTCCTTGAGTATGCTTGTTCGTGCGGTTCTATTAGATAAGAAGCCTGAAGAAGTTCCAACG TTGGTTGAATCTGTGCTAAATAAGGTTGTGGAGGAGTTTGAGCATCGCATTTCAAGCCAATTAGAACTG ATGACAACAACTCCAAAAGACATGGCTGCTTCTCACAGCAACAAATCTTTATTGAAATTTGCTTCTGGTGATAAAAAG ACtgaaagtaaaaatgaaaaGGTGACAAAGAAAGAGGTCATCCAGAAAACCTACATTTCTGATGAGAAATCAAAAGAGCAACTCCTGAAACAGCAAATGGCATTTGATCAACAGCAGAGACACATTCAA gaacTGAAGCATACTCTTCACACTACAAAAGCTGGGATGCAATTTATGCAAATGAAGTTTCATGAGGAGTTCCACAATCTTG GCATGCACATTCACGGTCTGTCTCATGCTGCTTCTGGTTATCATAGAGTTCTTGAGGAAAATCGCAAGCTATACAATCAAGTGCAGGATCTCAAGG GAAGTATTAGGGTTTACTGTCGAGTGAGACCCTTCCTCCCGGGACAATCAAATCATTTCAGCAATgtggattttatagaagatggCAGTATCACTATCAGTACTCCATCGAAGCATGGGCAAGGCCAGAAGTCTTTCAGCTTCAACAAGGTTTTTGGGCCATCTGCAACCCAAG CGGAGGTCTTTTCTGATATGCAGCCTTTGATTCGGTCTGTTCTTGATGGTTACAATGTTTGCATATTTGCATATGGTCAAACTGGATCAGGAAAAACTTACACCATG TCTGGACCTAAAGATCTTACAGAGAAAAACCAGGGAGTAAATTATCGGGCTTTGGGCgatttgttttatttagcaAGTCAAAGAAAAGACACTTTCTCCTATGATGTTTCTGTTCAGATGATCGAGATCTATAACGAGCAAGTTAGGGATCTCCTTATCGTTGATGGAACAAACAAAAG ATTAGAAATTCGTAATAGTTCTCATAATGGACTTAGTGTACCAGATGCAAACCTTGTGCCAGTGTCATCgacatctgatgttattgatctGATGAACCTCGGACAAAGGAATCGTGCAGTGGGTGCAACAGCCTTAAATGATCGTAGTAGTCGCTCTCATAG TTGTTTGACTGTTCATGTTCAAGGAAGAAACTTGACATCTGGAACTATTCTTCGTGGATGCATGCATCTGGTTGATCTGGCAGGAAGTGAGAGGGTAAACAAATCTGAAGTGACAGGAGATAGACTCAAAGAAGCGCAGCATATAAACAAATCCCTTTCAGCATTGGGTGATGTGATATCTTCCCTTGCCCAAAAGAATCAGCATGTTCCGTATAGAAATAGCAAACTCACACAGCTGCTCCAAGATTCACTTG GAGGGCAGGCCAAGACACTGATGTTTGTTCACATAAGCCCTGAGCCTGATGCTACTGGAGAAACAATAAGTACACTTAAATTTGCCGAGAGAGTTGCCACTGTTGAACTTGGTGCTGCCAGAGTAAACAAAGATAGCACAGATGTTAAGGAGCTAAAAGAACAG ATTGCCTGTCTTAAAGCAGCACTGGCAAGGAAAGAGGGGGAGCCAGAGCACATGCAAAATTCCATATCTGGAAGCTCTGAAAAATACAGGACGAAACCTAGTGAGTTATCACCATTTCGCTCTAAAAAGCATGATGCAGGTTTTTTGGGAGACCAGAACAGCTGCCGGCAACCAATGGGTGATGTTGGCAATATTGAG AAAAATGATTCCGCAGGTCCATAA
- the LOC122316778 gene encoding kinesin-like protein KIN-14I isoform X1 yields MMAATAEGALSFSVAEVVEDVLQQHGNRLRGLDLESRKAEEAALRRNEAAGWLRKMVGVVAAKDLPAEPSEEEFRLGLRSGIILCNVLNKVHPGAVPKVVESPCDSALVPDGAALSAFQYFENARNFLVAVQEMGIPTFEASDLEQGGKSARVVNCVLALKSYSEWKQTGGNGVWKFGGNVKPAVSAKSFVRKNSEPFTNSLSRNSSMGEKSLNMLSSDLESNKMPANCSLSMLVRAVLLDKKPEEVPTLVESVLNKVVEEFEHRISSQLELMTTTPKDMAASHSNKSLLKFASGDKKTESKNEKVTKKEVIQKTYISDEKSKEQLLKQQMAFDQQQRHIQELKHTLHTTKAGMQFMQMKFHEEFHNLGMHIHGLSHAASGYHRVLEENRKLYNQVQDLKGSIRVYCRVRPFLPGQSNHFSNVDFIEDGSITISTPSKHGQGQKSFSFNKVFGPSATQAEVFSDMQPLIRSVLDGYNVCIFAYGQTGSGKTYTMSGPKDLTEKNQGVNYRALGDLFYLASQRKDTFSYDVSVQMIEIYNEQVRDLLIVDGTNKRLEIRNSSHNGLSVPDANLVPVSSTSDVIDLMNLGQRNRAVGATALNDRSSRSHSCLTVHVQGRNLTSGTILRGCMHLVDLAGSERVNKSEVTGDRLKEAQHINKSLSALGDVISSLAQKNQHVPYRNSKLTQLLQDSLGGQAKTLMFVHISPEPDATGETISTLKFAERVATVELGAARVNKDSTDVKELKEQIACLKAALARKEGEPEHMQNSISGSSEKYRTKPSELSPFRSKKHDAGFLGDQNSCRQPMGDVGNIEVHKKSALRQKTTSFDLDELLANSPPWPPVNNHGQTYGEDDREIGSGEWVDKVMVNKHDVSKVENPLGSWATDNGDLTDVFYQKYLPDSSKIYPHQSYNMFMGGNQFSVTSTDEMDDLDAATSDSSEPDLLWQFNHTKLTGMTNGIGAKPKKPNLKTSKSPELSKNGNASLGASPSRKQSNGVGAHLQRSGRQPASADMKRKAGNRK; encoded by the exons ATGATGGCAGCAACGGCGGAGGGGGCATTGTCGTTTTCCGTGGCGGAGGTGGTGGAAGATGTGCTCCAACAGCACGGGAACCGTCTCAGAGGTCTTGATCTTGAGTCTAGAAAAGCTGAGGAAGCTG CCTTGAGAAGAAACGAAGCGGCGGGGTGGCTGAGAAAGATGGTGGGAGTAGTAGCGGCCAAGGATTTGCCGGCGGAGCCTTCGGAGGAAGAGTTCAGGCTTGGATTGAGAAGTGGCATTATTCTCTGCAATGTTCTCAATAAGGTTCACCCTGGAGCTGTGCCCAAG GTGGTGGAAAGTCCATGTGATTCTGCTCTGGTTCCTGATGGAGCGGCATTGTCAGCATTTCAATACTTTGAGAATGCGAGAAACTTCCTAGTGGCTGTGCAGGAAATGGGAATTCCTACTTTCGAGGCATCTGATCTCGAACAA GGTGGGAAGTCTGCAAGGGTTGTGAATTGTGTTCTGGCGCTTAAATCCTACAGTGAATGGAAACAGACGGGGGGGAATGGGGTTTGGAAATTTGGTGGAAATGTGAAACCAGCCGTGTCTGCCAAATCTTTTGTGAGGAAAAATTCAGAGCCATTCACGAATTCCTTGTCAAGGAACTCCTCAATGGGTGAAAAATCTTTGAATATGCTGTCCTCTGACCTTGAGTCTAATAAAATG CCTGCTAACTGTTCCTTGAGTATGCTTGTTCGTGCGGTTCTATTAGATAAGAAGCCTGAAGAAGTTCCAACG TTGGTTGAATCTGTGCTAAATAAGGTTGTGGAGGAGTTTGAGCATCGCATTTCAAGCCAATTAGAACTG ATGACAACAACTCCAAAAGACATGGCTGCTTCTCACAGCAACAAATCTTTATTGAAATTTGCTTCTGGTGATAAAAAG ACtgaaagtaaaaatgaaaaGGTGACAAAGAAAGAGGTCATCCAGAAAACCTACATTTCTGATGAGAAATCAAAAGAGCAACTCCTGAAACAGCAAATGGCATTTGATCAACAGCAGAGACACATTCAA gaacTGAAGCATACTCTTCACACTACAAAAGCTGGGATGCAATTTATGCAAATGAAGTTTCATGAGGAGTTCCACAATCTTG GCATGCACATTCACGGTCTGTCTCATGCTGCTTCTGGTTATCATAGAGTTCTTGAGGAAAATCGCAAGCTATACAATCAAGTGCAGGATCTCAAGG GAAGTATTAGGGTTTACTGTCGAGTGAGACCCTTCCTCCCGGGACAATCAAATCATTTCAGCAATgtggattttatagaagatggCAGTATCACTATCAGTACTCCATCGAAGCATGGGCAAGGCCAGAAGTCTTTCAGCTTCAACAAGGTTTTTGGGCCATCTGCAACCCAAG CGGAGGTCTTTTCTGATATGCAGCCTTTGATTCGGTCTGTTCTTGATGGTTACAATGTTTGCATATTTGCATATGGTCAAACTGGATCAGGAAAAACTTACACCATG TCTGGACCTAAAGATCTTACAGAGAAAAACCAGGGAGTAAATTATCGGGCTTTGGGCgatttgttttatttagcaAGTCAAAGAAAAGACACTTTCTCCTATGATGTTTCTGTTCAGATGATCGAGATCTATAACGAGCAAGTTAGGGATCTCCTTATCGTTGATGGAACAAACAAAAG ATTAGAAATTCGTAATAGTTCTCATAATGGACTTAGTGTACCAGATGCAAACCTTGTGCCAGTGTCATCgacatctgatgttattgatctGATGAACCTCGGACAAAGGAATCGTGCAGTGGGTGCAACAGCCTTAAATGATCGTAGTAGTCGCTCTCATAG TTGTTTGACTGTTCATGTTCAAGGAAGAAACTTGACATCTGGAACTATTCTTCGTGGATGCATGCATCTGGTTGATCTGGCAGGAAGTGAGAGGGTAAACAAATCTGAAGTGACAGGAGATAGACTCAAAGAAGCGCAGCATATAAACAAATCCCTTTCAGCATTGGGTGATGTGATATCTTCCCTTGCCCAAAAGAATCAGCATGTTCCGTATAGAAATAGCAAACTCACACAGCTGCTCCAAGATTCACTTG GAGGGCAGGCCAAGACACTGATGTTTGTTCACATAAGCCCTGAGCCTGATGCTACTGGAGAAACAATAAGTACACTTAAATTTGCCGAGAGAGTTGCCACTGTTGAACTTGGTGCTGCCAGAGTAAACAAAGATAGCACAGATGTTAAGGAGCTAAAAGAACAG ATTGCCTGTCTTAAAGCAGCACTGGCAAGGAAAGAGGGGGAGCCAGAGCACATGCAAAATTCCATATCTGGAAGCTCTGAAAAATACAGGACGAAACCTAGTGAGTTATCACCATTTCGCTCTAAAAAGCATGATGCAGGTTTTTTGGGAGACCAGAACAGCTGCCGGCAACCAATGGGTGATGTTGGCAATATTGAG GTCCATAAAAAATCTGCACTGAGGCAAAAGACAACAAGTTTTGATCTTGATGAGCTATTAGCGAACTCCCCTCCCTGGCCTCCTGTGAATAATCATGGCCAGACCTATGGGGAGGATGACAGAGAAATAGGCTCCGGTGAGTGGGTTGATAAAGTCATGGTAAACAAGCATGATGTAAGCAAAGTTGAAAACCCTTTGGGAAGTTGGGCAACAGATAATGGGGACTTAACTGATGTATTTTATCAGAAGTATCTCCCAGATTCTTCCAAAATTTACCCACATCAATCCTACAACATGTTTATGGGAGGCAACCAGTTCAGTGTCACTAGTACCGATGAAATGGATGATCTTGATGCTGCCACCAGTGACTCCTCAGAGCCAGATTTGCTTTGGCAATTCAACCACACAAAACTTACAGGCATGACCAATGGAATTGGGGCAAAACCCAAGAAACCCAATCTAAAGACGTCAAAAAGCCCAGAACTAAG CAAGAATGGCAATGCTTCTCTAGGCGCTTCCCCTTCACGGAAACAATCAAATGGGGTAGGTGCCCATCTGCAGCGGAGTGGGAGACAGCCAGCTTCAGCTGATATGAAGCGCAAAGCTGGGAATAGAAAATAG
- the LOC122316778 gene encoding kinesin-like protein KIN-14I isoform X2, protein MMAATAEGALSFSVAEVVEDVLQQHGNRLRGLDLESRKAEEAALRRNEAAGWLRKMVGVVAAKDLPAEPSEEEFRLGLRSGIILCNVLNKVHPGAVPKVVESPCDSALVPDGAALSAFQYFENARNFLVAVQEMGIPTFEASDLEQGGKSARVVNCVLALKSYSEWKQTGGNGVWKFGGNVKPAVSAKSFVRKNSEPFTNSLSRNSSMGEKSLNMLSSDLESNKMPANCSLSMLVRAVLLDKKPEEVPTLVESVLNKVVEEFEHRISSQLELTESKNEKVTKKEVIQKTYISDEKSKEQLLKQQMAFDQQQRHIQELKHTLHTTKAGMQFMQMKFHEEFHNLGMHIHGLSHAASGYHRVLEENRKLYNQVQDLKGSIRVYCRVRPFLPGQSNHFSNVDFIEDGSITISTPSKHGQGQKSFSFNKVFGPSATQAEVFSDMQPLIRSVLDGYNVCIFAYGQTGSGKTYTMSGPKDLTEKNQGVNYRALGDLFYLASQRKDTFSYDVSVQMIEIYNEQVRDLLIVDGTNKRLEIRNSSHNGLSVPDANLVPVSSTSDVIDLMNLGQRNRAVGATALNDRSSRSHSCLTVHVQGRNLTSGTILRGCMHLVDLAGSERVNKSEVTGDRLKEAQHINKSLSALGDVISSLAQKNQHVPYRNSKLTQLLQDSLGGQAKTLMFVHISPEPDATGETISTLKFAERVATVELGAARVNKDSTDVKELKEQIACLKAALARKEGEPEHMQNSISGSSEKYRTKPSELSPFRSKKHDAGFLGDQNSCRQPMGDVGNIEVHKKSALRQKTTSFDLDELLANSPPWPPVNNHGQTYGEDDREIGSGEWVDKVMVNKHDVSKVENPLGSWATDNGDLTDVFYQKYLPDSSKIYPHQSYNMFMGGNQFSVTSTDEMDDLDAATSDSSEPDLLWQFNHTKLTGMTNGIGAKPKKPNLKTSKSPELSKNGNASLGASPSRKQSNGVGAHLQRSGRQPASADMKRKAGNRK, encoded by the exons ATGATGGCAGCAACGGCGGAGGGGGCATTGTCGTTTTCCGTGGCGGAGGTGGTGGAAGATGTGCTCCAACAGCACGGGAACCGTCTCAGAGGTCTTGATCTTGAGTCTAGAAAAGCTGAGGAAGCTG CCTTGAGAAGAAACGAAGCGGCGGGGTGGCTGAGAAAGATGGTGGGAGTAGTAGCGGCCAAGGATTTGCCGGCGGAGCCTTCGGAGGAAGAGTTCAGGCTTGGATTGAGAAGTGGCATTATTCTCTGCAATGTTCTCAATAAGGTTCACCCTGGAGCTGTGCCCAAG GTGGTGGAAAGTCCATGTGATTCTGCTCTGGTTCCTGATGGAGCGGCATTGTCAGCATTTCAATACTTTGAGAATGCGAGAAACTTCCTAGTGGCTGTGCAGGAAATGGGAATTCCTACTTTCGAGGCATCTGATCTCGAACAA GGTGGGAAGTCTGCAAGGGTTGTGAATTGTGTTCTGGCGCTTAAATCCTACAGTGAATGGAAACAGACGGGGGGGAATGGGGTTTGGAAATTTGGTGGAAATGTGAAACCAGCCGTGTCTGCCAAATCTTTTGTGAGGAAAAATTCAGAGCCATTCACGAATTCCTTGTCAAGGAACTCCTCAATGGGTGAAAAATCTTTGAATATGCTGTCCTCTGACCTTGAGTCTAATAAAATG CCTGCTAACTGTTCCTTGAGTATGCTTGTTCGTGCGGTTCTATTAGATAAGAAGCCTGAAGAAGTTCCAACG TTGGTTGAATCTGTGCTAAATAAGGTTGTGGAGGAGTTTGAGCATCGCATTTCAAGCCAATTAGAACTG ACtgaaagtaaaaatgaaaaGGTGACAAAGAAAGAGGTCATCCAGAAAACCTACATTTCTGATGAGAAATCAAAAGAGCAACTCCTGAAACAGCAAATGGCATTTGATCAACAGCAGAGACACATTCAA gaacTGAAGCATACTCTTCACACTACAAAAGCTGGGATGCAATTTATGCAAATGAAGTTTCATGAGGAGTTCCACAATCTTG GCATGCACATTCACGGTCTGTCTCATGCTGCTTCTGGTTATCATAGAGTTCTTGAGGAAAATCGCAAGCTATACAATCAAGTGCAGGATCTCAAGG GAAGTATTAGGGTTTACTGTCGAGTGAGACCCTTCCTCCCGGGACAATCAAATCATTTCAGCAATgtggattttatagaagatggCAGTATCACTATCAGTACTCCATCGAAGCATGGGCAAGGCCAGAAGTCTTTCAGCTTCAACAAGGTTTTTGGGCCATCTGCAACCCAAG CGGAGGTCTTTTCTGATATGCAGCCTTTGATTCGGTCTGTTCTTGATGGTTACAATGTTTGCATATTTGCATATGGTCAAACTGGATCAGGAAAAACTTACACCATG TCTGGACCTAAAGATCTTACAGAGAAAAACCAGGGAGTAAATTATCGGGCTTTGGGCgatttgttttatttagcaAGTCAAAGAAAAGACACTTTCTCCTATGATGTTTCTGTTCAGATGATCGAGATCTATAACGAGCAAGTTAGGGATCTCCTTATCGTTGATGGAACAAACAAAAG ATTAGAAATTCGTAATAGTTCTCATAATGGACTTAGTGTACCAGATGCAAACCTTGTGCCAGTGTCATCgacatctgatgttattgatctGATGAACCTCGGACAAAGGAATCGTGCAGTGGGTGCAACAGCCTTAAATGATCGTAGTAGTCGCTCTCATAG TTGTTTGACTGTTCATGTTCAAGGAAGAAACTTGACATCTGGAACTATTCTTCGTGGATGCATGCATCTGGTTGATCTGGCAGGAAGTGAGAGGGTAAACAAATCTGAAGTGACAGGAGATAGACTCAAAGAAGCGCAGCATATAAACAAATCCCTTTCAGCATTGGGTGATGTGATATCTTCCCTTGCCCAAAAGAATCAGCATGTTCCGTATAGAAATAGCAAACTCACACAGCTGCTCCAAGATTCACTTG GAGGGCAGGCCAAGACACTGATGTTTGTTCACATAAGCCCTGAGCCTGATGCTACTGGAGAAACAATAAGTACACTTAAATTTGCCGAGAGAGTTGCCACTGTTGAACTTGGTGCTGCCAGAGTAAACAAAGATAGCACAGATGTTAAGGAGCTAAAAGAACAG ATTGCCTGTCTTAAAGCAGCACTGGCAAGGAAAGAGGGGGAGCCAGAGCACATGCAAAATTCCATATCTGGAAGCTCTGAAAAATACAGGACGAAACCTAGTGAGTTATCACCATTTCGCTCTAAAAAGCATGATGCAGGTTTTTTGGGAGACCAGAACAGCTGCCGGCAACCAATGGGTGATGTTGGCAATATTGAG GTCCATAAAAAATCTGCACTGAGGCAAAAGACAACAAGTTTTGATCTTGATGAGCTATTAGCGAACTCCCCTCCCTGGCCTCCTGTGAATAATCATGGCCAGACCTATGGGGAGGATGACAGAGAAATAGGCTCCGGTGAGTGGGTTGATAAAGTCATGGTAAACAAGCATGATGTAAGCAAAGTTGAAAACCCTTTGGGAAGTTGGGCAACAGATAATGGGGACTTAACTGATGTATTTTATCAGAAGTATCTCCCAGATTCTTCCAAAATTTACCCACATCAATCCTACAACATGTTTATGGGAGGCAACCAGTTCAGTGTCACTAGTACCGATGAAATGGATGATCTTGATGCTGCCACCAGTGACTCCTCAGAGCCAGATTTGCTTTGGCAATTCAACCACACAAAACTTACAGGCATGACCAATGGAATTGGGGCAAAACCCAAGAAACCCAATCTAAAGACGTCAAAAAGCCCAGAACTAAG CAAGAATGGCAATGCTTCTCTAGGCGCTTCCCCTTCACGGAAACAATCAAATGGGGTAGGTGCCCATCTGCAGCGGAGTGGGAGACAGCCAGCTTCAGCTGATATGAAGCGCAAAGCTGGGAATAGAAAATAG